In Asanoa sp. WMMD1127, one genomic interval encodes:
- the purM gene encoding phosphoribosylformylglycinamidine cyclo-ligase, which produces MTHVTERGGGPANTPGSDGLQPWTAGSARASRKRTVTYADAGVSIHAGERAVELLKSKVAKAQRPEVLGDLGGFAGLFKLDTKRYQNPILASSTDGVGTKLVIAQQLDIHDTVGIDLVAMVVDDLVACGAEPLFLLDYIACGEVVPDKVAEIGAGISDGCRYAGCALLGGETAEHPGVLRPDEYDLSATGVGVVEESEILGRDRVEVGDVVIAMRSSGLHSNGYSLVRHVLLGAGRMRLDTVVDDFGKQRTLGEELLTPTKIYARDCLKLISEAEVRALAHVTGGGIPGNLVRVLPEHVDAVVNRSTWKPQPIFDLVQSKGRIEDPEMESTFNMGVGMFAIVSAEDADRALAFLAGRGIEAWQAGEIIEGTGTVQMIGQHTRG; this is translated from the coding sequence GTGACGCACGTTACTGAGCGGGGCGGCGGCCCGGCCAACACTCCGGGTTCGGACGGCCTCCAGCCATGGACGGCCGGTTCTGCCCGGGCCAGTCGCAAGCGCACAGTGACGTACGCCGACGCCGGCGTCTCGATCCACGCCGGTGAGCGGGCCGTCGAGCTGCTCAAGAGCAAGGTGGCCAAGGCCCAGCGCCCCGAGGTGCTCGGTGATCTCGGCGGGTTCGCCGGCCTCTTCAAGCTCGACACCAAGCGCTACCAGAACCCGATCCTGGCCTCGTCGACCGACGGCGTCGGCACCAAGCTGGTGATCGCGCAACAGCTCGACATCCACGACACCGTCGGCATCGACCTGGTCGCGATGGTCGTCGACGACCTGGTCGCCTGTGGCGCCGAGCCGCTGTTCCTGCTCGACTACATCGCCTGCGGCGAGGTCGTGCCCGACAAGGTCGCCGAGATCGGCGCCGGCATCTCCGACGGCTGCCGCTACGCCGGCTGCGCGCTGCTGGGCGGCGAGACCGCCGAGCACCCGGGCGTCCTGCGCCCCGACGAATACGACCTGTCCGCGACCGGCGTCGGCGTCGTCGAGGAGAGTGAGATCCTCGGCCGCGACCGGGTCGAGGTCGGCGACGTGGTCATCGCCATGCGCTCGTCCGGCCTGCACTCCAACGGCTACTCGCTGGTCCGCCACGTGCTGCTCGGCGCCGGCCGGATGCGGCTCGACACGGTGGTCGACGACTTCGGCAAGCAGCGGACGCTCGGCGAGGAGCTGCTCACGCCGACCAAGATCTACGCCCGCGACTGCCTAAAGCTGATCTCCGAGGCCGAGGTGCGCGCGCTGGCCCACGTGACCGGCGGCGGCATCCCTGGCAACCTCGTGCGGGTGCTGCCCGAGCACGTCGACGCGGTGGTCAACCGGTCCACCTGGAAGCCGCAGCCGATCTTCGACCTGGTCCAGTCCAAGGGCCGCATCGAAGACCCGGAGATGGAGTCGACGTTCAACATGGGCGTCGGCATGTTCGCCATCGTCTCCGCCGAAGACGCCGACCGGGCGCTCGCGTTCCTCGCCGGCCGCGGCATCGAGGCGTGGCAGGCCGGCGAGATCATCGAGGGCACGGGGACCGTTCAGATGATCGGCCAGCACACGCGCGGCTGA
- a CDS encoding carboxypeptidase regulatory-like domain-containing protein, translating into MSISVSNGTLAPGDTANVQIRVRNNNPDPNPQDDDDSQTVTVNVSSSFGELSCIRGCDGDDDIDFNGNGDFTAQVRANNVPDGQSKSGQITVVATINGEQSQPATRAMTVRSNQPQQPPAAQTIKTISGKVTNQSDGKAVPGAYVALSDGANKLHEAFANDSGTFRFTGSEQDPIAPGRITIGASKDGKQNTKSITVNAGQSQSGVVITLPLQAEATASATPGVPTEAPLDEEPTDEATESAAAIDPASNNDEGGGFGNWLVVLGGGLLVAFGVGGIVWVMLRRKDNDDPDDETSTTGVRPAVPMGGGAAAYRGGDDATRIAGPGGGALADAPTMLHSRAPVDEFPDPYGAPMPGPNYGAPQPGWGGAGGGYGGQPTQAGGYDQATQMYGGAAPTQFGNAPGSGGGYGAGGYPDAPGSGGGGYGGAPSSGGGYGGGQGGYAQGGGYGGERFDEPTGRYEPARDYGQPSGGYGGGGANGYGDDRGYEPNGYDQGNGYGGGPAGRGGYDQGRGGGYEGGGYGGGQGGGGYDDTRGYQPGGGGYDQGRGGYDGGGYDRVPEQRGGGNYGGPNGGYDDQGDYYQGQGQPRGEAGEGRARHGGGRGGDRRELGWLDD; encoded by the coding sequence GTGTCGATCAGCGTCTCCAACGGCACACTAGCGCCGGGTGATACCGCCAACGTCCAGATCCGGGTCCGGAACAACAACCCCGACCCGAACCCGCAGGACGACGACGACAGCCAGACGGTCACCGTCAACGTGTCGTCGAGCTTCGGCGAGTTGAGCTGCATTCGCGGCTGCGACGGCGACGACGACATCGACTTCAACGGGAACGGCGACTTTACCGCGCAGGTCAGGGCCAACAACGTGCCCGACGGCCAGAGCAAGTCCGGTCAGATCACCGTGGTCGCCACCATCAACGGCGAGCAGAGCCAGCCCGCGACGCGGGCGATGACCGTCCGCAGCAACCAGCCACAACAGCCGCCGGCCGCGCAGACGATCAAGACGATCAGCGGCAAGGTCACCAACCAGTCCGACGGCAAGGCGGTCCCCGGCGCCTACGTGGCGCTCAGCGACGGCGCCAACAAGCTGCACGAGGCCTTCGCCAACGACAGCGGCACCTTCCGCTTCACCGGTTCCGAGCAGGACCCGATCGCGCCCGGCCGCATCACCATCGGCGCCTCCAAGGACGGCAAGCAGAACACCAAGTCGATCACCGTCAACGCGGGCCAGAGCCAGTCGGGCGTCGTGATCACGCTGCCGCTGCAGGCCGAGGCCACCGCGAGCGCGACACCCGGTGTCCCCACCGAGGCGCCGCTCGACGAGGAGCCGACGGACGAAGCCACCGAGAGCGCGGCCGCGATCGACCCCGCCAGCAACAACGACGAGGGCGGCGGCTTCGGCAACTGGCTCGTCGTGCTCGGCGGCGGTCTGCTGGTCGCCTTCGGCGTCGGCGGCATCGTCTGGGTCATGTTGCGCCGCAAGGACAACGACGACCCCGACGACGAGACCTCGACCACCGGCGTACGCCCGGCGGTGCCCATGGGTGGCGGCGCCGCGGCCTACCGGGGTGGCGACGACGCGACCCGGATCGCCGGTCCCGGCGGTGGCGCCCTCGCAGACGCGCCGACGATGCTGCACAGCCGCGCGCCCGTCGACGAGTTCCCCGACCCCTACGGCGCTCCGATGCCGGGTCCGAACTACGGCGCGCCGCAGCCCGGCTGGGGCGGTGCGGGCGGCGGCTACGGCGGCCAGCCCACCCAGGCCGGCGGTTACGACCAGGCCACCCAGATGTACGGCGGCGCGGCGCCGACCCAGTTCGGCAACGCGCCGGGCTCGGGCGGCGGCTACGGCGCCGGCGGCTACCCCGACGCCCCCGGCTCGGGTGGCGGCGGCTACGGCGGCGCACCGTCCTCGGGCGGCGGCTACGGCGGCGGCCAGGGTGGCTACGCGCAGGGCGGCGGCTACGGCGGCGAGCGCTTCGACGAGCCGACCGGCCGCTACGAGCCCGCTCGCGACTACGGCCAGCCGAGCGGCGGCTACGGCGGCGGCGGTGCCAACGGCTACGGCGACGACCGCGGCTACGAGCCCAACGGCTACGACCAGGGCAACGGCTACGGCGGCGGCCCGGCCGGTCGCGGCGGCTACGACCAGGGTCGCGGCGGCGGCTACGAGGGTGGCGGCTACGGCGGCGGCCAGGGTGGTGGCGGCTACGACGACACCCGCGGCTACCAACCCGGCGGCGGCGGTTACGACCAGGGTCGCGGCGGCTACGACGGTGGCGGCTACGACCGCGTGCCCGAGCAGCGCGGCGGCGGCAACTACGGCGGCCCCAACGGCGGCTACGACGACCAGGGTGACTACTACCAGGGCCAGGGCCAGCCGCGCGGCGAGGCCGGCGAAGGCCGGGCCCGGCACGGTGGTGGCCGCGGCGGCGACCGGCGCGAGCTCGGCTGGCTCGACGACTGA
- a CDS encoding sterol carrier family protein, with amino-acid sequence MSPAHIKSPAVAAVLAAVDAGESPDTATLRDAVRALLTDLAKRAPGRSVEVRIPPYGAIQAIPGPRHTRGTPSNVVETDGVTWVLVASGRLPWADAVAQGKIKASGIRADLSAYLP; translated from the coding sequence ATGTCCCCTGCGCACATTAAGTCACCCGCGGTGGCAGCCGTCCTGGCCGCTGTCGACGCCGGGGAAAGCCCCGACACGGCTACTCTCCGTGATGCCGTGCGTGCGCTGCTGACCGACCTCGCCAAGCGGGCTCCCGGCCGCTCGGTCGAGGTGCGGATCCCACCATACGGCGCGATACAAGCCATTCCCGGGCCGCGACATACCCGTGGCACGCCTTCCAATGTGGTCGAGACCGATGGTGTGACCTGGGTGCTCGTCGCCAGCGGCCGGCTGCCGTGGGCCGACGCGGTCGCCCAAGGCAAGATCAAGGCCAGCGGAATCCGAGCCGATCTCTCCGCATACCTGCCGTAG
- the purF gene encoding amidophosphoribosyltransferase, producing MPRGDGRLSQDLDPQRPGPQDACGVFGVWGPGEEVAKLTYFGLYALQHRGQEAAGIAVSDGSGVVVYKDLGLVAQVFDEPTLASLRGHLAIGHTRYSTTGGSTWENAQPTIRATSAGTTIALAHNGNLVNTAELAREVAERKLTTDPATTSDTALVTALLAGRPDMSVEAAALEVLPTLRGAFSFVFMDENTLYAARDAYGVRPLVLGRLERGWVVASETAALDIVGASFVREVEPGELLAIDEDGLRSSRFAAPEPKGCLFEYVYIARPDTTIAGRNVHAARVQIGRQLAKEHPVEADMVIPVPESGTPAAIGYAAESGITYGSGLIKNAYVGRTFIQPSQTLRQLGIRLKLNPLRENVRGKRIVVVDDSIVRGNTQRAIVRMLREAGALEVHVRISSPPVNWPCFYGIDFATRAELLANGLDNDGIRRSIGADTLGYVSLGGLVAATEQPKSRLCRACFDGEYPIPLPAANQIGKHVLEGVARRVDADAEQRNDGGADRPASSDHLVAQRLAASSNGGGTHRS from the coding sequence GTGCCCCGAGGCGACGGCCGGTTGAGCCAGGACCTCGACCCCCAACGGCCGGGCCCGCAGGATGCTTGCGGTGTCTTCGGCGTGTGGGGGCCGGGTGAAGAGGTCGCCAAGCTGACCTACTTCGGTCTCTACGCTCTCCAGCACCGGGGCCAGGAAGCGGCCGGCATCGCCGTCAGTGACGGCTCCGGCGTCGTGGTCTACAAGGATCTCGGCCTCGTGGCGCAGGTCTTCGACGAGCCGACACTGGCGAGCCTGCGCGGCCACCTCGCCATCGGTCACACGCGCTACTCCACCACCGGTGGCTCCACCTGGGAAAACGCGCAGCCGACGATTCGCGCGACCAGCGCCGGCACCACCATCGCGCTGGCCCACAACGGCAACCTGGTCAACACCGCCGAGCTCGCCCGTGAGGTCGCCGAGCGCAAGCTGACCACCGACCCGGCCACCACCTCCGACACCGCGCTGGTCACGGCGCTGCTCGCCGGCCGGCCCGACATGTCCGTCGAGGCCGCCGCGCTCGAGGTGCTGCCGACGCTGCGCGGCGCGTTCAGCTTCGTGTTCATGGACGAGAACACCCTCTACGCGGCCCGCGACGCCTACGGCGTGCGGCCGCTGGTGCTCGGCCGGCTCGAGCGCGGTTGGGTGGTGGCCAGCGAGACCGCGGCGCTCGACATCGTCGGTGCCAGCTTCGTCCGCGAGGTCGAGCCCGGCGAGCTGCTCGCCATCGACGAAGACGGCCTGCGCTCGTCGCGGTTCGCGGCGCCGGAGCCCAAGGGCTGCCTCTTCGAATACGTCTACATCGCGCGCCCCGACACCACGATCGCCGGGCGCAACGTGCACGCCGCCCGGGTGCAGATCGGCCGCCAGCTGGCCAAGGAGCACCCGGTCGAGGCCGACATGGTGATCCCCGTGCCCGAGTCGGGCACGCCGGCCGCGATCGGCTACGCCGCCGAGTCCGGCATCACCTACGGTTCGGGCCTGATCAAGAACGCCTACGTGGGGCGCACGTTCATCCAGCCGTCGCAGACCCTGCGCCAGCTGGGCATCCGGCTCAAGCTCAACCCGCTGCGGGAAAACGTGCGCGGCAAGCGGATCGTCGTGGTCGACGACTCCATCGTGCGGGGCAACACGCAGCGGGCGATCGTCCGGATGCTGCGCGAGGCCGGCGCGCTCGAGGTGCACGTGCGCATCTCGTCGCCGCCGGTCAACTGGCCGTGCTTCTACGGCATCGACTTCGCCACCCGCGCGGAGCTGCTGGCCAACGGCCTCGACAACGACGGCATCCGGCGCTCGATCGGTGCCGACACGTTGGGATACGTATCACTCGGCGGTCTGGTGGCCGCGACCGAGCAGCCGAAATCGCGCTTGTGCCGCGCGTGTTTCGACGGGGAATACCCGATCCCGCTGCCGGCCGCCAACCAGATCGGCAAGCACGTGCTCGAAGGCGTCGCCCGGCGGGTCGACGCCGATGCCGAGCAGCGCAACGATGGCGGAGCCGACCGTCCGGCGTCGAGCGACCACCTGGTCGCCCAGCGTCTCGCGGCCAGTTCCAACGGCGGCGGCACGCACCGTTCCTAG